The following proteins are co-located in the Malus sylvestris chromosome 13, drMalSylv7.2, whole genome shotgun sequence genome:
- the LOC126595789 gene encoding probable LRR receptor-like serine/threonine-protein kinase At1g14390 yields MKNFWVPLCFFFLTLSISPPVSTAQLTPTEVRILLQVRKLLEYPEPLRGWTNWTNFCFLPPSPSLTIVCTNNHLTELTVIGNKTKTSPPKQSTLSKSFSIDSFFTTLTKLSNLKSLSLVSLGLWGPLPPKINRFWSLETLNLSSNSISGEIPASLSFIKNLTSINLADNFLNGSVPDLRPLTFLQEINLGNNKLGPGFPSLGNSIQIIVLRNNSMRSEIPTRLKNFDQLTKLDISYNKFVGPIPSFLFSLPSIQFINLSQNQLTGALSTNATCGKNLRVLDISQNLLIGKLPTCVGSNSKASNRTVLDSWNCLSSGNSKYQHPYAFCHREALAVKPPAETAGKKEENRIKLGVLLGLIAGIVGVAGGVGLLVVVIVKRAGKRSTEDRFDRSKMEKISVRSSPKQNVNARRVPQLTRLLTLGLPPYQVFTLEEIDDATNNFDAANLIAEGPQGQVYKGWLRDGSQVQVKCVKLKQKQLPQNLKRSMEGLSKMRHKHLVSLIGHSAVTYQDYPTASNTVFIVLENVTNGSLMDHLTDWRKKEWMKWPQRMAVTIGIARGVQFLHTGVAPGIFGNNLKIENILLDESVSAKISNYNLPLPFQVGSESHLHGEGISSNSHLSSAEAEKEDIYQLGIILLQVLTGRLTKSATELDELRIQLEESLIEGPSTLREIVDSSMIGSFAYQSLKTAVEITVNCLSRDPSKRPSIDNVLWNLQYSIQVQEGWTGSGNLSAQM; encoded by the exons ATGAAGAACTTCTGGGTTCCTCtctgtttcttttttctcactctatCCATTTCGCCTCCGGTCTCAACCGCTCAGCTCACTCCGACCGAAGTTCGAATCCTCCTCCAAGTGCGGAAGCTTCTCGAATACCCCGAGCCTCTTCGGGGATGGACGAACTGGACCAACTTCTgcttcctccctccctccccctcCCTCACAATCGTCTGTACAAACAACCACCTAACCGAATTAACCGTCATCGgaaacaaaaccaaaacctCCCCTCCAAAACAGAGCACTCTGTCCAAATCCTTCTCCATCGACTCCTTCTTCACCACCCTCACCAAGTTGTCCAACCTCAAATCCCTCTCATTGGTCTCCCTCGGCCTGTGGGGCCCGCTTCCGCCGAAGATCAACCGGTTCTGGTCGCTCGAAACGCTCAACCTCAGCTCCAACTCCATCTCCGGCGAGATTCCGGCTTCTCTCAGCTTCATCAAGAATCTCACGAGCATAAATTTGGCTGACAATTTCCTCAACGGAAGCGTTCCGGATCTCAGACCCCTAACATTTCTCCAGGAAATCAACCTGGGAAACAACAAGTTGGGTCCTGGATTTCCCTCGTTGGGAAACAGTATTCAAATCATCGTTCTCAGAAACAACTCCATGAGATCTGAGATTCCGACGAGACTGAAGAACTTCGATCAGCTGACGAAACTGGACATCTCCTACAACAAGTTTGTGGGTCCCATACCATCTTTCCTCTTCTCCCTGCCCTCCATTCAGTTCATCAATCTCTCCCAGAACCAGCTCACTGGGGCCCTGTCCACCAACGCAACCTGCGGCAAAAACCTCAGAGTTTTAGACATCTCCCAGAATTTGCTGATTGGGAAGCTGCCCACCTGCGTCGGGTCGAACTCCAAGGCGTCGAACAGGACGGTTCTGGATTCGTGGAACTGTTTGTCGAGTGGGAACTCGAAGTACCAGCATCCGTATGCCTTCTGCCACAGGGAAGCTCTGGCCGTGAAGCCGCCGGCTGAAACTGcggggaagaaggaggagaacaGAATAAAGCTGGGTGTGTTGCTGGGTCTGATTGCCGGCATTGTGGGTGTTGCTGGTGGTGTTGGGTTGCTGGTTGTGGTGATTGTCAAAAGGGCAGGGAAGAGGAGCACAGAGGATCGATTTGACAGATCCAAGATGGAGAAAATCTCAGTCAGAAGCTCCCCAAAGCAAAATGTCAATGCAA GGCGTGTGCCCCAGTTGACGAGGCTGCTAACACTCGGGCTCCCCCCGTATCAAGTTTTCACGCTTGAAGAAATCGATGATGCAACAAACAATTTCGACGCAGCGAATTTGATCGCGGAAGGACCTCAAGGACAG GTGTACAAAGGGTGGCTGAGAGATGGTTCACAAGTGCAAGTGAAATGTGTGAAGTTAAAGCAGAAGCAGTTGCCACAAAACTTGAAACGGAGCATGGAAGGCTTGTCAAAGATGAGGCATAAGCATCTGGTCAGCCTTATCGGACACAGTGCTGTCACGTACCAGGACTATCCCACCGCATCTAACACAGTATTTATTGTTCTTGAGAACGTCACCAACGGGTCGCTGATGGACCATCTCACTG ATTGGAGAAAGAAGGAATGGATGAAATGGCCGCAGAGAATGGCGGTTACCATTGGCATTGCCAGAGGAGTCCAGTTCTTGCACACCGGCGTGGCTCCCGGCATCTTTGGGAACAATTTGAAGATAGAGAACATATTGTTGGATGAGAGTGTTTCTGCTAAAATCAGTAACTACAATCTTCCATTGCCATTTCAG GTTGGTTCGGAGAGTCATCTTCATGGAGAAGGGATTAGCAGTAATTCCCATCTAAGCAG TGCCGAAGCAGAGAAGGAAGATATTTACCAGTTGGGCATTATTCTACTTCAAGTTCTTACTGGTAGATTGACCAAATCAGCTACTGAATTGGATGAGCTTAGGATTCAG TTAGAAGAGAGCTTGATAGAAGGACCATCGACGCTACGAGAAATAGTAGATTCATCAATGATTGGGAGTTTTGCGTATCAGTCACTGAAGACGGCGGTTGAAATCACCGTCAATTGTTTGAGCAGAGATCCGAGCAAGCGTCCTTCAATAGATAACGTTCTTTGGAATTTGCAGTATTCGATTCAAGTTCAAGAGGGATGGACTGGCAGTGGAAACCTCAGCGCACAAATGTAG
- the LOC126595793 gene encoding ubiquitin-conjugating enzyme E2 2-like, which produces MSTPSRKRLMRDFKRLQQDPPAGISGAPQDNNIMLWNAVIFGPDDTPWDGGTFKLTLQFTEDYPNKPPTVRFVSRMFHPNIYADGSICLDILQNQWSPIYDVAAILTSIQSLLCDPNPNSPANSEAARMFSENKREYNRRVREIVEQSWTAD; this is translated from the exons ATGTCGACTCCCTCAAGGAAGAGACTGATGAGGGATTTCAAGAGGTTGCAACAGGATCCTCCTGCTGGTATAAGCGGTGCCCCACAAGACAACAATATTATGCTTTGGAATGCTGTTATATTTGG GCCTGATGACACCCCATGGGATGGAG GTACGTTTAAGTTGACACTCCAATTCACAGAGGACTATCCAAATAAGCCACCAACTGTGCGTTTCGTTTCTCGAATGTTTCATCCAAATA TTTATGCGGATGGAAGCATTTGTTTGGACATCCTACAGAATCAGTGGAGCCCTATCTATGATGTAGCAGCTATACTTACCTCCATTCAG TCTTTGCTGTGTGATCCAAACCCAAACTCTCCAGCAAATTCAGAAGCCGCACGGATGTTTAGCGAGAACAAGCGTGAATACAATAGGAGAGTCCGCGAGATTGTGGAGCAGAGTTGGACTGCCGATTAA
- the LOC126595790 gene encoding protein IQ-DOMAIN 29-like produces the protein MGKTPGKWIKNLLLGKKSSKSTFSKGREKSTNKGESLFSSKVSVSELTVSAPVISPPLVSSPLIGTVASNEVGSEITVAEKLPNDGVIMSSTKDDGQAQVILSSTSQEDRETIKQEQAATKVQSAYRSYVARRAFRTLKGIVRLQALIRGHLVRRQAVSTLLCVQGIVKFQALIRGQLARHSDILVEGAKCFNSSGVSTSSQVERLSKIVFVQKLLASLHTTIPLRLEYGPGEPNSSWVWLERWTRSCFWEPVVQPKKNPDSRSRRKHEKGQTIETEKARPKRSVQTLSRTNVENGSKRVTPDSEKTKRNLRKVSSPSEVVKVKNNVRKSSDTKKEVSDRSLVGDERPKHSTTKSLASAAPDDSEQGTSEISEKMVNLAVAVSKQSDLEGSLELPSADEPMEKLDDHPSGDIQPMENAGTSEGIEAINQVPNSRDHIIGNKDKKTSQRRASLPMKFDHQENGVHNSPRVPSYMAPTASAKARLRGQGSPKFDQDIVEKNVITRRHSLSASTNTKFSSPSPRAHGLVQAGKGVIRSDRSLSSSRDGLDKAIQPEWRR, from the exons ATGGGAAAAACCCCCGGGAAATGGATCAAGAATTTGCTTCTTGGGAAGAAATCATCCAAATCTACTTTTTCCAAAGGAAGAGAG AAATCTACAAATAAAGGGGAGTCATTATTCTCATCAAAGGTATCTGTGTCAGAGTTAACTGTGAGCGCTCCAGTCATATCACCACCATTGGTTTCATCACCACTGATTGGGACTGTTGCTAGTAATGAAGTGGGTTCAGAGATAACAGTAGCTGAAAAATTGCCGAATGATGGGGTTATAATGTCATCTACGAAAGACGATGGCCAAGCACAAGTTATCTTGAGTTCGACTTCTCAGGAAGATCGTGAGACAATCAAGCAAGAGCAAGCTGCCACAAAGGTGCAAAGTGCTTATAGGAGCTATGTG GCTCGCCGTGCATTTCGGACCCTTAAGGGAATCGTGAGGCTGCAAGCACTTATTCGTGGTCACTTGGTTAGAAGACAAGCTGTATCCACATTATTATGTGTCCAGGGGATTGTTAAGTTTCAGGCTCTGATTCGTGGTCAACTTGCTAGACATTCTGATATCTTGGTTGAG GGTGCTAAATGTTTTAATTCATCTGGAGTAAGCACATCTTCCCAGGTGGAGAGGCTGtccaaaattgtttttgttCAGAAG cTTTTGGCTTCATTGCATACTACTATTCCTCTGCGTCTGGAGTACGGTCCAGGGGAGCCTAACTCGTCCTGGGTGTGGCTTGAGCGCTGGACCAGGTCATGCTTTTGGGAACCTGTTGTACAACCGAAGAAAAACCCTGATTCAAGGTCTCGTAGGAAGCATGAGAAGGGTCAAACAATAGAGACTGAAAAGGCGAGACCAAAAAGAAGTGTACAGACACTGTCCAGGACAAATGTTGAAAACGGGTCAAAACGTGTCACCCCTGATTCTGAAAAGACTAAACGCAATTTAAGGAAAGTTTCTAGCCCTTCTGAAGTCGTAAAGGTTAAAAATAATGTAAGAAAATCTTCTGATACCAAGAAGGAGGTTTCTGATCGGTCATTAGTTGGTGATGAGAGACCAAAGCACAGTACCACGAAGAGTTTGGCTTCTGCTGCTCCTGATGATTCAGAGCAAGGCACTAGTGAAATTTCCGAGAAAATGGTAAATTTGGCAGTTGCTGTGTCTAAACAGTCCGATCTAGAAGGAAGTTTGGAACTGCCTTCGGCAGATGAACCAATGGAAAAGTTAGATGACCATCCTTCTGGTGACATACAACCCATGGAGAATGCTGGGACAAGTGAAGGAATTGAAGCAATAAATCAGGTGCCAAACTCGAGGGATCACATTATTGGGAATAAGGATAAGAAAACCAGCCAGAGAAGGGCTTCTCTACCTATGAAGTTTGATCATCAGGAGAATGGGGTTCATAACTCACCAAGAGTCCCGAGTTATATGGCACCAACTGCATCAGCAAAAGCTAGGCTGAGAGGACAGGGCTCCCCTAAGTTTGACCAAGATATTGTTGAGAAGAATGTTATTACCAGGCGGCATTCTTTGTCTGCTTCCACCAACACTAAGTTTAGTTCTCCTTCCCCACGGGCACACGGACTGGTTCAAGCTGGCAAAGGTGTAATCAGAAGTGACAGATCTTTATCGTCTTCAAGGGATGGTTTGG ATAAGGCAATCCAACCAGAGTGGAGGAGGTGA
- the LOC126595792 gene encoding uncharacterized protein LOC126595792, translating into MEGSSKHFQFHGCWEICKGWVLFEDPPQHRVDNLGAASPSVNMNEDGSPTIQQTRVENPTPSESSLPRAMGRNKARRLKEKGKANADYAAQHKVAASLRLLAEQNALEAEERKCRHEERAKKIQEEMDDKNVEMNTSNYTPMSKAYFDRKKKRNYEPTAVVCD; encoded by the coding sequence atggagggtAGCTCAAAACACTTTCAGTTtcacggttgttgggaaatttgtaaagggtgggtgttatttgaagatccacctcaacatagagtGGATAATTTGGGAGCTGCATCCCCATCTGTaaatatgaatgaagatggatctcctaccattcaacaaacaagaGTAGAAAATCCAACTCCATCCGAAAGTTCTttacctagggctatgggacgaaacaaggctagaaggttgaaggaaaagggcaaggcaaatgCTGATTACGCTGCTCAACATAAAGTGGCGGCCTCATTGCGATTATTGGCAGAGCAAAATGCCCTTGAGGCGGAAGAAAGGAAGTGTAGGCATGAAGAACGGGCCAagaaaatacaagaagagatggatgataagaatgTGGAAATgaacacttcgaattacactccaatgagtaaggcctattttgataggaaaaaaaaaagaaattatgagcCGACGGCAGTTGTTTGTGACTGA